The DNA window TCAGCCTTACTTCActtgcaaatcttttttttccccatcgtATCATTAGGTGCTGTTAAATCATAGCTCTTGTGCAGAACCATAACCTTAGATGTGAAACAGCACCAAAATTGActttcagacatttatttattcaggaaTTATATTAGACTATAACATGTCAAGGATGGGTTTCATGTGCACGTTCCCATACTACGTTCTGCCATAAGCTTGCATTTGTATGTGTGGTTTTGGATTGGCTGAAAAACTCCATAAACATGAAACTTGGTATTAGGACACATTTTACATTAGATATTAGAACTAATATAAAGCTGAAAGatcatgttttaaattcagAGCATCCTAAAACATACAACCCAGGGTTACCAAAACAATTTGTATTTACTAATTGCCAGAATAATGAATgagataaatgtatttatttatttaaaggttggccagaaaactgtaatCGGTGCAACACTATCCAAAACATAAGGCAGTCATCTTTCTACTTCCCAGTTGGGACGGCAATCTCAAGTGTCTctttttcattcaaatgtaACAGCCTTCATTACAGCCCAACACTAcaattttagtttcatcaggCCAGAACACATATCTTCAAAAGTTTAGGCTTAATCCCAGAGTGCAAACCGTAATTAGTGTTTTCATGTAGCTTTTTTACTAATAGCTTCTTTCTCACCAGTTTCCCTGTGGATAATGACTTTCTTAAACTAGCTTCAGCCTCCTCATGATGACTTTGCTGCTGTTAATTTGCAAATTTCACACCAATATACATTTTATCTCTGAGGCACACAGCCACTCTGCTTGCAATGGTATGATGGCTAGACATGGTCATTGTGTTTATTCTTTGTATGAACCAGAAATGTGGTAGCTTCAGACATCATACCTAATTAGCTATTACATATTTACCTATATGGTAAATATGatcaattttcaaaataatgtaaatcaacttttagcacattttttaatgataaattaaatgttaaatgatcaTAAGATAACTGCTGAAAAATTATCCAACATTCTTATGGTAATTAAGCACTAAAGACAAACATTACAAGTGTGGAATCCTAACTTGCAGGATACAGGGTAGAAGGTGCACTAACCCTTTTGTattaatttggaaaatgtttttagttaaaGACTTGAAACTTGATCCTGAATTGGGATAAacgacttgactttgacttggTATTAGGACACATTTTACATTAGACCCTAACCCTAAGGGTCTAATGTAGGGTTGCCCCTTGAAGACCTGAAACTCTGAAAAAGATGATTTGTAAATATCTCTCTTGTAGGTAGATAGgtcagttttaataaaaataaaaatgttctgtgaTAATTCCGCAGACATAAATTGTTGCAAAACCACTGAggtaattttattattgttaactGTCTTCAAAAgacctttgtttcttttctacgTGAGACAATGTTCTCCGTGTATGTCAAAGGAATTTCTCCTCAGTTTGTACTTAAGCAAAGCAatgatgaaataataaaaaactgataGCGGCTTAAAGCAGTGCTGTTTAACAATTGTGCAAGATTTCTATGTGACATCCAAGGGTGAGCTGACTCTGTCTAAGCATTATTGAGCGTTCAAAGCACATCAACCTAATTCTTGACATTTATACAGTACATGTATCTGATGGTGGCATTTTTGCCTCTGTGTTTGTAGTTAGATTGTTTGGTCCAGAAAACAAAAGTGCATGTGAATTGATGTGACTGGATCAACAGTGAATCAGTCAAATGAAGACCCTCCAGTAGCCTGAGGAGAATTTGTCATGCCCTAGAAAGGAACCACAGTTGCTATAATCCGTTATAGCACATGATGTAACCTCTAATATAATACTTCACGGCTCAGTTATTGCCGTTTTGTCTGTTAGccttatttaatgtttcttgaTAAACATGACAAAGAAGAGTACATCAACAGATTTTAGatgatcatttttaattcaatttccATTTATGATCTGACAAACTGTCTCGTGTAAACGATTTGGAGGTTACGTCAAACATTGCCTCCATTCTGtgcattctttatttttgtacctCTCTCAACTTGTCTGCTTCtctgttattttcaaaacttaGCTGCATTCACGAGCACTTCGCTGTTTGAGACATTTCCAGCTTTGCCTTGAGCCATTTTCAGTACACCTTGCTGGTTGAGACCATTACCACTGACTACATGTTTCTTTACTGAGAGCGACTTGATTAGCACATTCTTGGCAATAATTTAAGCAGCAAGGTGCACCGATAGCATAGTTTCAGTGCggtatttattaaagaaaaattaattccTATGAACCCCCTGTGGACCTACTTGCACATTTGATCATATGGAGAACAACTTACTGCCTTACCAGAAAGATTAATAATCATAACTGATTGTTAAATTAGGTTTCTGTTGTCAGCTGATGGTAGATATGATTTGCTTTGATCTCACGCTGAGAGTAACATGGTTTATTGAAgagattatatatttttcagctAGATCAGTTTCTCAATTCATAATGGACacaggatttttgttttctggtgcTCATACACAGAACACTATTGTGTAGgagaacaaaactaaaacacaacaacccAGACACACAACAACCTCTATACTAGAATGTACCTATACATCCAAACCAAGTCACACTTTAGATGAGAATGTTGTCTCTAAAAAATGAACCCAGTTCTCTGTACACAATCCATTAATCGTAAACTGTTTGAGACAATTAGAACATCTAGCATTTTTTAGTTAAGCTGGCTCATAATTTTGTAATGAAAATTAGACTAAAATCTGATaaggttatttttattatgcctAATTGTTATGGTAAATTGACAgaatttatatagcacctttccaGTCATAATGACCACTCAAATCACTTTGCACTACAGATACATTCactctcacaaacacaaatacatctgtgtttgtgtgtttaagtgCCTTGCATGGAAGTAAAGCAACCTTCCGATTGCAAGACGACTACCAGAGTGGCCTCTATTATAAAAGTGCCATTACATTTTTCAATCAGTGGCTGATAAGATAATAATGGTGTGTAAGATAGCAAATTTCCAGCGATGAGGTTGTATTTCAATGAGAGTTTATGTCTTCTAGCTTCATTTCGCAATTCTGCAGTTTCCTGAACATACAAGATTTTAATCATCCTAAAGCTCGCAAAAGTTCACTtcaatgttttaagtcaatatgtTAGCATGTAACATTATGCATTGCTTTTTATCCTTTCAGCCTTTGCTTGCAGTTATTTGTTCCTCATTTCTTTTAATAGCTTCTGTTAGATCTATTTGCCTCGCCTCGGCACACTTGCAAATATCCACTGAgctttttttattgcatgtcATGACAAATGGTGTTCCAATAACTCAAACAATGAAAGATGATGAAGGGTGGATGTTGTTTGGCATCCAAAAGCATGATATATTTCATCCCTCTATTGCTCACAGTATCATTGTTGTTGAAAAATTAAATAGACCACAGAACCCTGCTGCTAATGTTGATATGTTCAGTGCACAAGTGTAGAGAATTTGAAGAGAAAGACAAAGCCATTTTTTCTTGTAGTGTAAAATCCCAGGTTTTACATATCACTAGACAAATACAGCTAAATCTGCCTAAAATATGGAATCTATATGGGATTATTGAATGATTCAGCAAGTTTGAAATATGCATATCCACTGCACCTTAGAACATGTCGCATTTAAATTCCATActtccatatttaaaaaaaagttttttatgtgatagaacaaCAGAAACCGGTGCAAAACTGAGAcaaggaaggaaaatgattaccaattttcttttacaaataaagatctGGAAAGACTAATGCATTTGTAATTGCCCTTTTTTCTGTTATCCCTAAATAAATGTTATCCCTACATAAGCTCTACTGCAACAAGTCATTCAAATTCACCTAAGGATTAAAGTCATGAAGAACTTTAAAGCAGGTTTGGCTTGAACATTGCAAGCttctttttgcacaaaatcagaCCCACAAGTGCAAGGACCTTCCACTTATAGAGACAGACTGAGAAAGATTGAATCAAATGTAACTTAAGTGGCCATGGGAACGATTAAAGGggtgcagagatccacagctcaggttaaaaaaaatcaattaacttAATTATTATGATTCTAAAGAATTCATAGAGCTAGAGATTGATTTGAGTTGATTATATCagaacatatttatgttttactgaAAGTCCAAACTTACAGCCAACTGTGAATCTGttcttttaacaaaaacatttctattcaGAGTCTCTTTCAACaaaatcacagagtttaaattatttagcaaaaaaaatgaGAAGGTGATTGAAATCCACCACAAAATACCTACAACTACAATGATTGCAGTGACAGGCAATTCTGCATTATTCACTCAGGTTACAATTTCCAGATATTTATAAAAGCTCTGTgaaatctatttcttttttgcttccactccactactttgtgtcaatttgtcaaaaataaattccaataaaattataatttaacttTGTAACCTGCACATAtccaaaagtattaatacttCTTGGACTTTCACACTTTGTCATTGTTCATGTGTACCCAAATGCTCatttacacagaaatatttCCTTACAATCTTGTTTAATCAATACATGAGTTTCACAGGACAACAATACACACCTTGCACAATCACTTGGGAAACTATTGACACCTAATTGGTTTTATAATCAGCTGCCTCATCAACACGATAACGTTAAGTAATTACAAACAGTAGCGCGGTCATTTTCTAATCAGCCTTgcacatgtttgattttcaatACATCCAATCATGATGATGACGACGGTGATGTTGTTATTGAATGCCTCGAAATCTAATCTGCTTTCTATTCAGAATGCATCCAGTAAACAGTTGCTCTGAATTGCTGACAGATATTATCCTCTGAGCTCCATGTCCACCCTGTTTTTCTCCCTGACTGATTTGCATTCAGAGCATTGAAAGACCTGTAGGCTGTTCATTAATGAAAGGGGGAAGAAATCCTACCCCAATCTGTATTTAGCCCTGCCTTTTCCCATTAGCATACACGTCAACCAATATTCTTTTCATTTAGTCCTGCAGCACTTGAAATCCCACGACcctaaaaaagaaatgttctcaTTTGCCATGTCTAAACTAGCCAAATATAATTAGAGCAACTGAAAAAGAAGTTAACTCTGCCTGAATGTGACAGGAAGAGATTGAGACTTTCATTTTCCGTATCTTTCTGCTTTCCAGAAGACTTTCAAAACTTTGTTCGAAGGCTTCCCACATTCTACGCCCTGAACGCGTCTGCCATCCAGTATTTCTGGAAGACGGAGCCGTCCATTCACCAACGCTACAAACAGCTAGAGCTCAGCACACAGCAGCTTGCAAGCAAAGCACGGCGCATCATCAACAAGATCTTCACCCTCAGCAAGAGATGTCAAACTCAGCCAAAAATTATTATGCTACGGGAAAGGTGAGAAACTGAGAAGTTTTTCggatgaccttttttttttacgtggAAGTGGATGTATGTGTTTGTGGAACACTCATTTAATCTTTCCATTCACCTATTTGTGTAGTGCTTTTCTATCAGACGAACGAGGCATCACATAGTACggacacacaaaataaatgaattcttTGACATTAAGCTGAACTAAGCTGCAGTCACACCTGATCTCTTGGCTGCATTCCCATCCATATCTTCTTTACTTTCACAAAATCAGAACTATCCTTCTGTGAAATTAAAGtttgctgtattttaaagaatgttACAGAGTGTAAGGGATTTGACTATACAGCAATGAGAGCATAGgattgttttgttcatttttagatcatacaacatttgttttctgttaacatcatcttattttgaaatataaagttagcaaaaaaaagtttgtataCATGCATGGAATTGTTGAATtagtgattatttttattatatttaggaGAAAATCTTgactttcactttatttttggtaaattaaCAACATTagacaaaggagaaaaatacTACTTCACAAATCtataatttatcaaaaaaaggaataattaattaaattaaggaTTATTAGGAGAAAATCtaaatacatctattttgaaATTAGATTTATTGTATTCTTctttatgcaagaaaaacactgcttttgtaaaaacaactcatcaagactgcagatttttcatcttAATTGTTAAAAGAATGTATGTTTTCTTTGACACTGGtggagtttttaatgttttgcttaGACAGAGATCTTCAATCCATATTTATGTGGTAAAGTTGCAGCTTCAGGCATAATAGCCAGTGAAATATAGAGCTGATGCACACTTTGCAgttttatgagaataaattgctcttttctttttctaaattagttttttttcccttttacatTCAAGAGTTTTGCTTCATTAACTCTTTGCACCCCAAGCAGTGTTTTGGTATTTGCTCTGTCACACATTTTGTTCCTCGAcacaaacaatgttttgttgttgctggaTAGAAGAGAGATGATTCATGTTTTCAGATGAACTTGTTAGTGGAAATGGAAAATCTGACTACTATGTAAGCCATTTCTGATGTCaaacaaaaaaggtaaaaaatttctgaaatgttaaaaatttctcatttattttctatttgttaagAATGTCAacttttacatcatgttacTATAAGAAATCACCAGGCCTCTAATAAAAAGTTtgtgtaattattaaaatttttaaaggaagcattatttgaaaaaaaaataaataaattgtcttAAACCTTGTTGAAGTCCTACCTTAATAGACATTACAGAAGAACTAGAAATTCTGAATTCTTAGTTGTAGTTGGCTGCagtgaaatataaatttatagCGCTCATTATTGCTTTACTAGATGGAGTAAAAAGTAAGTTGGAGTTGTAGTAAGCAGGATGTAacagtgcagtttttttttcttaagtttaaGCAGGTCTCCATTTAGGACAATAGTCTGGGTATTGGGAGGTTTGAACTACAATCCTCAGTAATTGTCTCGTCTCAAGATCTTTAAAGATAACATAGCATTTATTTCCCATTGGCTACTCATCTTCAGAATGTCCCCTGTTAGGTTATCTTtgtaacacaaaacatttttgttcataCAATTTCCTTAGTAAACTGTCTTTAAACATAAGTAAAACTAAACTTGTGCTATTTGGAAACTACAATTAAAAACAAGGATGTAAAGGTTCAAATAGATAggattttaattgaaaaagttaacaaaattaaagttgtttggGTGGTAATAGACAATCAGTTAAACTTGAAAAAGTATATTAAGcatttaaaatctaaactgtcaagaaatatttcaatcctcaataaagcaaaacattttctggatCATAATACACTCCATACTGCTTACTCTGCATTAATCTTACAAAACTCAACTTACTGTTTAGATGGTTAATGTAACAACTACATTACTTCACTGCTGCTGTTGATCATACTATATATAAGAAAAGAGTGCTACGCATTATTCACAAGGTTAGATATCCGCATCACACCAACTCACTTTTCTTGCAGGCCACATTACTTAGgtttacagttttgtttaaatttcacACAGTACAAGTCATGTTTTGTGCAGGACACAACACATGACCAGATAAtatatggaaaatatttaaggTTTGAGAAGGAGGATATAATTTTATGAGtaacttaaattttaaaacactaCAGCACATACCATAAAGAGAACCTTTCGTGTATTTATATATGAATTTCAGCTGTGGGATAGTTTAAATGTGAAGCTATAGCAGTGCgaaaacttaaaataacttaaagcaAAGTATAAAGAAATGGTCTTTGATCAATGTACACTGGGAATGAAGACATGCATTGATTATTAACAGgtttatataaaatgtatgGATGGCCataaattgatttttctttgtttggatTTAAGAGTTTTACTGAATTTGCAATATAATTCAGTGgttatttactgttattttaaCTGTCTGGGATTTTGTTTGAGTAAAGAACAAAATCTTTACTCAAACAAAGATTGAGTAAAGATTTCGATATGAATCGACCAGTTTCGATTCATATTGAAACTGActgaccaaaaaaaacttaaaaggaAAAGGGAGTGGAATTATATAAGAGTTTACTCGACCCACTCCTTTTTGGACACAGAACTGATGAATACAGGCAGAGGGgccaaaatatttatttatgcttatttgttttctctagctatatttattttgttgattccTCTTTGTTGTCTTGCTATCTGATTGTTTCGTTTCTTGAAATTGGTctgaaactaaataaacaaatggaaaaactgacCTCAAAATATTATCAGTAGGCTAACATTAACAGTTCacaatagcacatttttacatctttaaaacCCCTACTGAAACTGGCAGCGTGAACTGAGTGGACTTTAATATTATCACAGCTTGTTTGTAATGTTAGCTTTGCTTCCTAGCTTGTACTGGCAAAGATGTGCAACATGTCTAACATTCAACTTCTCTTAAGCAATCGTGGAGAAATAACGATTTTCACTTTACACTTTGAGGTCAAGTTATCGCTGTTGTATGattagaacaaataaaaaatgtgcttaaaacatttttttaatcttgtttttataaaacacattattGGGAGACCTAAGCAGGGATACTGACTCGACACCATCTGTGATTTCTTGTAGGTCCAAAGTATGTGACTTTTAAAACAGGGCagaatattattgttattgttgctCTGTCATAATGTTGGGAGCATTACACACTGATCAAACTTTTTAGGACAGCTATCTCTGGTAATGTGTAGCAAATGACTGTTTCacaatacattttcttaaattgaTGGATTCtcttccaggaagaaaaataagaacttTAGTTTAATTCCCTTTGGAATGTGTCCTGGTGTTCAGATGTAAATTGACAGCACACTGTGGTAGGGATCAGAGTGATAATGGTACTCAAAGTACTGACCTCCATGTGGCTGTAGAATAGCCTGTGCTGTCTTTGGCATTTCAGGGTATTAAAACTGCATGAGGACAGTGATAGAAATTTTAAgtggtttgacttttttttagtttacagTTAAACTGGAATCAGGCTGATGGTTACATTGAACTAAAGCCTCTGATTACATTGAAGATTATGTGATGAGATGAAGAAAGAGAGTAATTCTTATGCAATTTCTATGAAATCtgctttgatatttttaaataatcgcTTTAATTGGGGTTTCTAATGCATTTCATCCAATCCCTTATCTATGTAAGGGTAATTCTCTTGATTCTACCCAACCTTaccagtttttattaaaatagtaaTTTTAATACTTGAATTTTTAAAACCATCCTATTTAAATCCCGTATATAttctaaaaaaacacattcatggCTCTGTGCTATTATTTTAGTACTGAGGCATCAGGGTCCTTTTCATACGAGgacaaagcaggaaaaaagTATCGTAGGCACAAAAGCTATATGCTCTGCTTTCTGCTGCGCTGTTTGTGTGGAGGTGTCAGAACAGTCATAATGAAGCTCTGCAGGAGAAGTGTGCGCTTTTTTGTCAAATGAATGTTGCTTTTAATGGAACAAGCTATATTGCATCTTCAGGGGAaaatcttttttccccccacaggtGTAAAATGAATCGCAGGCAGAAAAAAGTTTATGTGTGACATTGATCCAAGTGAAATAAACTAATAGACATAGAGCAGATTGCagaatgaaaacacagattCTCTTTGGCCCATATTGCATGCCCATATTCCATGACTTTGCATGTCCTGCTGATCCAACGCAGTAGTAAGACAGCTTCCTCTCTCTTGCTGTACACAGTTTACACTCTGAAGCCCGGATATGTGCAACATGAGTTTCTGAAAGCGTGGTATTTTTACATTCAGTTCTTACTGACCTATTAAAAACTCTTtcgtaaaaaaaacaaaacacacatgtGTGCTTAATACAAAGCATATTTAATacctgtttaaacattttttaaaggtaatttaaatctgacaaacaagACTTAAACAGAtgtagattttaatttactgaatatgatTGCTGTTTATGCAACTTTTACTAACTCTTGCTTCTAATTACTCGTATTATCATTCTTACTAAagaacacaaaattacaatttaatcCTCTATCtaacatcaaattaaaaaaaatatttggactaAGCCAGTAAGATATAACCTACACAGAAACTGCAAGGGATCAAAAGAGATTTCTTGAACATTAGTCTTACTTTGCTGGTATAACACACATTACAAATAGAGGCAGAACTGAAGAAATATGTAGATCCTCAGCCATAAAAGTCGCCTCCCCCTCTATGACATTGTTAGATCAAGGAATGATGTTAGAACTTGCATGGGTTTTGATCTCAAGATTGAAGCATGCAGCCCTGACTTATGTCATCACTTTGCTGGCTTCAGTGATGATCCATATTTTATATTACGATGGGCACCATAAATCAGACTTAATTAGATGGATTTATGCATACACTCAGAAGTGAAGGATATGTCCTTAAAAATAGGTTCATGTTTTACAGGATGGAAGATCTCTTTATAAGGGCAACATGGTTCCTTAATAGATGGGACATATATCTCATTACTGTGATTTCTGGGAGTGTAAAACTGGCCCTACGTAGTTTgtattctaaaatatttgattcGACTTAATATGCGCTGTCCACTATAGGCAAAACACAAGTATGTATTCAAAACAAGAAAGTGGGTTATGTTTGTGCTTGAATTTGGTTtctgttcaaaaataataagcTCTGTTACCCATGTATTCACCTACTGCTCTGGTTCTGTTGCAGGCCATTTGGGTATTGGCTCAGCTACATCCTGTCCATCATGTACTGCAGTGAAAACAACCACCTGGGTTCCTACATGGAGGAGACCCGAAGCTGCTCCTGCCCGTACGAGCATCCCCCCTGCCAGAGTGTGATCCCATGCACAGTAGGGGAGGGCTCCTCGTGCGCATCCTGCTCCTATGAAAATCGCTCCCGCTGTGCCACATGTAATCAGGGCTACATGCTGAGCCAGGGCGTGTGCCGCAACGAAGTGCCAGACTCCACTGACCATTACATCGGCTTTGAGACTGACCTGCAGGACATGGAGTTGCGCTACCTGCTGCAGAAAAGAGACAACAGAATCAGCATTCATGGGATCTTCGTCAGCAATGATGTCAGGCTGAATAACTGGTTTGACCCATCATGGAGAAAGAGGATGTTGCTGACtctaaaaagtaataaatacaaatcaaaccatGTCCACATGCTCCTGGGCATGTCTCTGCAGATTTGCCTTACCAAGAACAGCACACTTGACCCCATGCTCTCTGTCTACATCAATCCTTTTGGGGGGAGTCACTCAGAGAGTTGGATCATGCCCATTGACCAGAACAACTACCCAGACTGGGAAAGGACTAAATTAGATCTTCCCTATGACTGTTAcaactggactttgactttaggcaataaatggaaaacattttttgagactGTTCACTTCTACCTACGGAGCCGCATCAGAGGGCCTTCAGGCAATGGAAATGGAAGTGTATATTTTGAACCACTGGAATACCTGGAACCGGGCCAAAATCTGGGCTACATGAAGATCAACAGCATCCAGGTCTATGGCTACAGCATGCACTTTGACCCAGAAGCAATCCAGGACTTAATTTTACAGCTGGACTACCCGTATACTCAGGGATCGCAGGACTCggccctgctgcagctgctggagatCCGGGATCGGGTCAACAGGCTTTCCCCACCTGGAGCTCAGCCTCTGGATCTATTTTCTTGTCTGTTGCGGCACCGGCTCAAATTGTCCACAACAGATGTTACCAGAATCCAGGCAGCATTGCAGACTTTCAGTGCCAAGCAGCCAAACTCCATTGAATATGAAACAACCAAATTATGTAGCTAGTAAGTTGGCTGGTGGCCAGATGCACAGATGGAGCAGTTATCACACAGGCCTATCAATAGCGAGGAGCAATTCTAAAGCAGTGCAATGGACATTTTGGTGGACTTTGTAATTGACATGACTCTCAACTCCACGTCTGAGATTCTCATATCAACTTTTCCTATAAATTTGTATAACATCTTAGAAGTGAATAGGTTTTCACCATACATGCCTCATTACTCTTTATGAAAAGGTTTTGCCATTCATGTTATGAATTCAAAGCTTCGTTGTCATATTTTACCAATGTGCTAAAATTTGTAGATTGTAGAAACCTGATTCACTTGCacacataaaacagaaacattatgCTGTCAAAGAATAATCCGACCAGtcttattattttacaaaaataatctcaataCCAGCGTGGTTTAATTTGGCATTGCAttgatttgttatttattttggtgtttcTCTCATCACAAAAATagtagttttcattttattatgcaTCGATGGGGCATgtctttttacttgttttttttttttaaactttccaaACAAGCATCGTCACTTTTTTTCTAGTCTACAACAcatttttgtaagaaaatgCTAAATAGATGCTGTATCATGCAGATTTCTTGAAAGATACAATATAACAGGTTCACAATGTGTTACAATATAACAGGTTCACAATGTGTTacatgtgcttttatttttataatgctGTTGTTTGTGAAGCAAATGATATGACAACATTGTCTATAAAATgtacagtaaaatttgttaatacactaaataaaatacatttttatgtgtggTCTATATCAATTTTGCGTGTTTTAAAAACTGGCTTTTGCTCCATATTGTTAAAAAGAGTGGAGATAAGAAGCATGTACATAAAATCAGGCCaagtttttgcaaaaacaataaatttgactttgacttCACTTTGCCATGTACAGACATTTCAAATATGCAACTCACACAGTACTGAATGTCCTAACTTGAGGTTTTTAAATAGTGTTTTTAGAGGTCGGAAAGATTATAGAACAATTGACTTTTAGTCTTAAAACCAAAAAGTAAATTGTTTGTTGTAAAATCATCCCAACCTTTGCTGAGGAGCTGGAAGcggtggctggggagagggaaatGTACACGTCTGCTGAAACTGTTGCCCCTGTGACCTGGTTCCAGATAAGC is part of the Xiphophorus hellerii strain 12219 chromosome 9, Xiphophorus_hellerii-4.1, whole genome shotgun sequence genome and encodes:
- the brinp3a.1 gene encoding BMP/retinoic acid-inducible neural-specific protein 3; its protein translation is MSGPWTSTRLTALMFLWKWLTLSLLLSWLSVGASAADSTGAGFSGSNGPLGWLLSEKGPFHNSQEFVDFTERYQQGFTTKYKIYREFGRWKVNSLALERQENNGFSLPLDPEFLQTIRQLGRRPSLRAITDNLIRKYGTHFLLSAMLGGEESLMIFVDKRKLSRTSEASESNGTAVTLEALHQLAASYFIDRESTLHKLHHIQIASTAIKVTETRTGPLGCSNYDNLDSVSSVLVQSPENKIHLQGLQAILPEYLRARFVQAALSYIGCNEEGQFVCRDNDCWCQCAVDYPQCNCPEVDLRAMEGSLLQIRDSWNMANQDFEASEDFQNFVRRLPTFYALNASAIQYFWKTEPSIHQRYKQLELSTQQLASKARRIINKIFTLSKRCQTQPKIIMLRERPFGYWLSYILSIMYCSENNHLGSYMEETRSCSCPYEHPPCQSVIPCTVGEGSSCASCSYENRSRCATCNQGYMLSQGVCRNEVPDSTDHYIGFETDLQDMELRYLLQKRDNRISIHGIFVSNDVRLNNWFDPSWRKRMLLTLKSNKYKSNHVHMLLGMSLQICLTKNSTLDPMLSVYINPFGGSHSESWIMPIDQNNYPDWERTKLDLPYDCYNWTLTLGNKWKTFFETVHFYLRSRIRGPSGNGNGSVYFEPLEYLEPGQNLGYMKINSIQVYGYSMHFDPEAIQDLILQLDYPYTQGSQDSALLQLLEIRDRVNRLSPPGAQPLDLFSCLLRHRLKLSTTDVTRIQAALQTFSAKQPNSIEYETTKLCS